One Brassica napus cultivar Da-Ae chromosome C4, Da-Ae, whole genome shotgun sequence genomic region harbors:
- the LOC106383276 gene encoding probable protein phosphatase 2C 74, with amino-acid sequence MYYFNTVLVANFGSMEDTVFCGVFDGHGPYGHVIAKRVWDLLPLKFGSHLESYLSYEEVLKEISLNTADRMTSDSLVQISANGESRVYNKDQDMVQMLLTSIVKAYRFMDKELKMQVDVDCFCCGTTAVTMVKQGQHLVAGNIGDSRAVLGTRNKEDKLVPFQLTEDLKPDVPAEAARIKRCGGRIFALRDEPGVARLWLPNHNSPGLAMARAFGDFCLKDFGLISVSDVSYRRLTEKDEFVVLATDWIWDVLTNEEVVEIVAKAPTRCTAGRALVEAAVRNWRWKFPTSKVDDCVVVCLFLDSKPDKLSTASFSVDKHISNGLTEPDTTSTSTPGSRTESPELNGVEESTESTHS; translated from the exons ATGTATTACTTCAATACAGTTCTTGTTGCT AATTTTGGGTCAATGGAGGACACTGTATTTTGTGGTGTATTTGATGGACATGGACCTTACGGTCACGTTATCGCAAAGAGAGTCTGGGATTTGCTTCCGCTCAAATTTGGCTCTCACTTGGAGTCATATCTCTCCTACGAGGAGGTTCTTAAAGAGATCAGCCTCAACACTGCAGACAGAATGACCTCTGACAGCCTTGTGCAAATATCTGCTAATGGTGAATCCCGAGTCTACAACAAGGATCAGGATATGGTTCAGATGCTGTTGACCTCGATTGTTAAAGCCTACAGATTCATGGACAAGGAATTGAAGATGCAAGTGGATGTTGATTGCTTTTGTTGTGGTACTACTGCAGTTACTATGGTTAAGCAG GGTCAACATCTTGTTGCTGGAAACATTGGGGATTCAAGAGCAGTATTGGGTACGAGGAATAAAGAGGATAAACTTGTTCCTTTTCAGTTAACTGAAGATCTCAAACCAGATGTTCCAG CTGAAGCAGCAAGGATAAAGAGATGCGGAGGACGTATATTTGCTCTCCGGGATGAACCAGGAGTTGCCCGCCTCTGGCTTCCTAACCACAACTCACCTGGTCTGGCCATGGCGCGTGCTTTTGGAGATTTTTGCCTTAAGGACTTTGGTCTCATTTCTGTGTCTGACGTGTCCTACCGACGCCTCACTGAGAAAGATGAATTTGTTGTCTTGGCAACTGATTGG ATATGGGATGTATTGACGAATGAAGAAGTTGTGGAGATTGTAGCGAAAGCACCAACACGTTGCACAGCTGGTCGAGCCTTGGTGGAAGCTGCAGTGAGGAATTGGAGATGGAAGTTCCCCACTTCAAAAGTCGATGACTGCGTTGTAGTTTGCCTCTTCCTTGACTCGAAACCAGACAAATTATCAACTGCTTCTTTCTCAGTGGATAAACACATCAGCAATGGCCTTACTGAACCTGATACAACATCAACGTCAACTCCAGGCTCGCGAACCGAATCACCTGAGCTCAATGGTGTCGAAGAGTCGACAGAATCGACACACTCGTGA
- the LOC106396052 gene encoding L-type lectin-domain containing receptor kinase IV.1, with amino-acid sequence MFLKLLTIFFLNLLFQETSSQITNFTYNGFSPLPTDLSLQGITTVTQSGLLLLTNFTVQKTGHAFLNKPIRFKDSPNASAFSFSTTFVFAIHSQIPILSGHGIAFTIAPKPSLPDATASQYIGLFNILNNGNDTNHVFAVELDTIRSTEFNDTDDNHVGIDINSLKSERAASAGWWDEKGEYKNLSLISRKPMQVWVDYDGRSHKIDVRMAPFNEDKPRRVLVSAVKDLSNVLLPDMYVGFSSATGSVLSEHYILGWSFGVNMDAPSLSLSRLPKLPRFVPSKISDFFKIGMPLISLFLIFSVIFLVCFIVRRRRKFAEEHEEWEKEFGKNRFRYKDLYYATKGFKEKDLLGSGGFGSVYKGVMPGTKLEIAVKKVSHESRQGMKQFVAEIVSIGRMSHRNLVPLLGYCRRKGELLLVYDFMPNGSLDRYLYNKPEVTLNWKQRINVILGVASGLFYLHEEWEQVVIHRDVKASNVLLDGELNGRLGDFGLARLYDHGSDPQTTHVVGTLGYLAPEHTRTGRATTATDVFAFGAFLLEVGCGRRPIEIQHETDETFLLVDWVFGLWNKGNILDSVDPNMGSEYDQKEVEMVLKLGLLCSHPDPRARPSMRQVLQYLRGDAKLPDLSPLDLSGSGMMLGVQDGFSELGMSYSSSVFKGFTGGSSIADSLLSGGR; translated from the coding sequence ATGTTCTTGAAGCTtctcaccatcttcttcttgaaTCTCCTCTTCCAAGAAACATCTTCCCAAATTACCAACTTCACTTACAACGGCTTTTCCCCACTACCCACTGACTTATCCCTCCAAGGGATCACCACCGTCACACAAAGCGGTCTCCTCCTCCTAACCAACTTCACCGTCCAAAAAACCGGCCACGCCTTCCTAAACAAACCAATCCGGTTCAAAGACTCACCAAACGCCTccgccttctccttctccacaACCTTCGTCTTCGCCATCCACTCTCAGATCCCCATACTCAGCGGCCACGGCATCGCCTTCACCATCGCTCCCAAACCAAGCCTCCCCGACGCAACCGCAAGCCAGTACATCGGTCTCTTCAACATCTTAAACAACGGTAACGACACAAACCACGTCTTCGCCGTCGAGCTGGACACGATCAGGAGCACGGAGTTTAACGACACAGACGACAACCATGTTGGAATCGACATCAATAGCTTGAAATCAGAGAGAGCTGCGTCCGCTGGGTGGTGGGACGAGAAAGGAGAGTACAAGAACCTGAGTCTGATCAGTCGCAAGCCGATGCAAGTCTGGGTGGACTACGACGGCCGTTCGCATAAGATCGACGTGAGGATGGCTCCCTTCAACGAGGATAAACCTAGGAGGGTGCTCGTGTCGGCTGTGAAAGATCTTTCTAATGTTCTGCTCCCAGACATGTACGTGGGGTTCTCTTCCGCGACCGGCTCTGTTCTGTCGGAGCATTATATCCTCGGGTGGAGTTTCGGTGTGAACATGGACGCTCCTTCTTTGTCCTTATCGAGGCTTCCGAAGCTTCCTCGGTTCGTGCCGAGTAAGATTTCGGATTTTTTCAAGATCGGTATGCCTTTGATCTCTCTGTTTTTGATCTTCTCCGTGATCTTCCTCGTCTGCTTCATCGTGAGGCGGAGGAGGAAGTTCGCGGAGGAGCACGAGGAATGGGAGAAGGAGTTTGGTAAGAACAGGTTCCGGTACAAGGACTTGTACTACGCGACCAAAGGGTTCAAGGAGAAGGACCTTCTTGGGTCCGGCGGGTTCGGGAGCGTTTACAAAGGTGTGATGCCTGGGACGAAGCTGGAGATCGCTGTGAAGAAAGTGTCTCACGAGTCCCGACAAGGGATGAAACAGTTTGTGGCTGAGATCGTGAGTATTGGTCGGATGAGTCATCGGAACTTGGTACCTCTCTTGGGCTATTGTCGACGTAAGGGTGAGCTTCTTCTCGTCTACGACTTCATGCCTAATGGAAGCTTGGATAGGTACTTGTACAACAAGCCAGAGGTGACGCTCAACTGGAAACAGAGGATCAATGTGATTCTCGGCGTTGCTTCTGGATTGTTCTACCTTCATGAGGAGTGGGAGCAAGTGGTGATTCATCGAGATGTTAAAGCGAGCAACGTCTTGTTAGATGGAGAGCTTAACGGGAGACTCGGAGATTTCGGTTTAGCTAGGTTGTATGATCATGGGTCGGATCCTCAGACCACTCACGTTGTCGGAACGTTGGGATACTTAGCTCCTGAACACACCAGGACAGGACGTGCCACCACGGCGACCGATGTTTTTGCGTTTGGGGCGTTCTTACTAGAAGTTGGATGTGGTAGACGTCCTATCGAGATTCAGCACGAGACGGACGAGACGTTCTTGCTTGTGGATTGGGTGTTTGGGTTATGGAACAAGGGTAACATCTTGGATTCTGTAGATCCAAACATGGGTTCTGAGTATGACCAAAAAGAGGTTGAAATGGTGTTGAAGCTAGGTCTCTTGTGCTCTCACCCTGACCCTAGGGCTAGACCGAGTATGAGACAAGTGTTACAATATCTAAGAGGAGATGCAAAGTTGCCAGATTTGTCTCCTTTGGATCTGTCCGGGAGTGGGATGATGTTGGGGGTCCAAGATGGGTTTAGTGAATTAGGAATGTCGTATTCTTCTTCAGTCTTTAAAGGGTTTACTGGTGGATCTTCTATAGCTGATTCTCTACTCTCTGGTGGGAGGTGA
- the BNAC04G53660D gene encoding uncharacterized protein BNAC04G53660D, protein MAIFDPFKLRHKPPSIFPTTVKTGHVFSVVAKFFFTICTLISVAMIFSYIIFSGCSDYQRIADHRRFGRDNVISTTNSSSSAIGQKNQSSEATDISHIFFGIGGSIQTWRERSRYTELWWRPNDTRGFVWLDEEPPLNMTWLPTYPPYKVSEDTSRFNYTCWYGTRSAIRMARIIKESFELGLTNVRWFVMGDDDTVFFVDNLITVLSKYDHNQMYYIGGNSESVEQAIVHSYAMAYGGGGIAISYPLAVELVKILDGCIDRYASLYGSDQKIEACISGIGVPLTKELGFHQIDLRGNPYGILAAHPVAPLVSLHHLDYVDPIFPASTQIDALRRLISAYKTDPSRILQHSFCHDQTRNWSVSVSWGYTIQIYPSLVTARELETPFLTFKSWRTSSSEPFTFDTKPISEDPCERPFVYFLDRVYGVGSNQTLTTYRKHVEMSDTQCESPEYSRLNSVEFIDISVAKWMPALWRMAPRRQSCEIINGKDDSEYVINVKICHFNPFESVTPQS, encoded by the exons ATGGCCATCTTCGACCCGTTTAAGCTCCGCCACAAACCACCGTCGATTTTCCCGACGACTGTTAAAACAGGTCATGTTTTTTCCGTCGTGGCCAAGTTCTTTTTTACCATATGCACCTTAATATCCGTTGCTATGATCTTCTCATACATCATCTTCTCCGGTTGCTCCGATTACCAACGTATTGCTGACCACCGCCGCTTTGGCCGTGACAATGTGATCTCAACAACCAACTCGTCTTCTTCGGCCATCGGCCAGAAAAATCAGTCCTCAGAAGCTACCGATATCTCCCACATATTTTTCGGGATTGGTGGCTCCATTCAAACGTGGAGAGAACGCAGCCGCTACACCGAGCTCTGGTGGCGACCAAACGACACTCGCGGATTTGTCTGGCTTGACGAGGAACCGCCTCTTAACATGACATGGCTCCCAACTTATCCACCGTACAAAGTCTCGGAGGACACCTCCCGTTTCAATTACACTTGCTG GTATGGTACAAGATCAGCTATACGAATGGCGAGAATCATCAAAGAGAGTTTTGAGCTAGGGTTAACGAACGTGAGATGGTTCGTGATGGGTGACGACGACACCGTTTTCTTTGTAGACAATCTTATAACAGTTCTCAGTAAGTACGACCACAATCAAATGTATTACATCGGAGGAAATTCGGAGAGTGTTGAACAAGCCATAGTTCATTCCTACGCCATGGCTTACGGTGGCGGAGGGATTGCAATTAGCTACCCATTGGCCGTCGAGCTAGTAAAGATACTCGACGGATGTATTGATCGGTACGCATCGTTATATGGATCTGACCAGAAAATTGAAGCTTGTATTAGTGGGATTGGTGTTCCATTGACCAAGGAACTAGGGTTTCATCAG ATTGACTTACGTGGCAATCCGTACGGTATACTGGCTGCGCATCCAGTTGCTCCTCTGGTATCGCTCCACCACCTAGACTACGTTGACCCAATTTTCCCGGCGTCAACACAAATCGACGCCCTAAGAAGACTCATATCCGCCTATAAAACGGATCCAAGTCGGATCCTCCAGCACAGCTTCTGCCATGACCAGACCCGGAACTGGTCTGTCTCCGTTTCTTGGGGTTACACTATTCAGATTTATCCGTCTCTAGTCACGGCTAGGGAGCTTGAGACGCCGTTCCTTACGTTCAAGTCGTGGCGGACGTCGAGTTCCGAGCCTTTCACGTTCGATACCAAACCCATCAGTGAAGATCCTTGTGAGAGACCCTTTGTTTACTTCCTGGACCGGGTATACGGGGTGGGTTCGAATCAGACTCTTACGACGTATCGGAAGCATGTTGAAATGAGCGACACGCAATGTGAATCTCCCGAGTATTCTCGCTTAAATTCcgtcgagttcatcgacatctcCGTTGCTAAATGGATGCCTGCTCTCTGGAGAATG GCACCACGTAGGCAATCTTGTGAAATTATCAACGGCAAAGATGACTCGGAATACGTAATTAATGTCAAGATATGTCATTTTAATCCTTTCGAAAGTGTAACTCCTCAGTCCTAG